In Zingiber officinale cultivar Zhangliang chromosome 9B, Zo_v1.1, whole genome shotgun sequence, the genomic window taggtcaaggtgaccaggtcagggtggtccttcgtttgaggggaggattgttggggttcaattaaagtctcacacattggaaagatttggtaaagatcatgagattaaaaagatatctctattggattttatttcaaaattttaattctattcccatcaaccaaatacaagatttGAGAATGAATCCATTCTCTCATTTCCAAAGTCCTAAATCAAACACCACCTAAAAGTCGCACCATAGCCTAGGATAATAATGCTAAATTGAGTCTTATTattaagaatattttaataatatcattTCTATATATTAATTTCATgtatatattataatttaattttaatcgttCAGAGTCTTGCTAGATAGATTTAGTGTTGATTAAATTTGTTTCACCTTTGTAAAGCTTGCGTCAAGAATAATATAAGACGTGAAATTTTGATAAAGTTAATCGTGGTGTTTTAATTAAAGCTTCTTTAAAATGTTAGAATTTTAGTCAATACTATTTCAAAACGGtgcaattttaattaaaatgattaagGTGAAACTTAaaagaatattataaatattaaatatagacAAGTtccgttttatttttttatgatatgaACAATTGAGACGTGAAATATCTGACATATATGTGATGCAAAAAGCTGATCGTTCAGGTTATTATCTCGTCCGTTGCTGAGTTAtttaatgaaagaaaaattataatGTTGATTTATAGTTGATCCTTAAATAATTAAGGAATATAAGAAATTTTATCATGAGAATATATGTCCTTTGAAATTTGATCCCATTGTCCGTCACAAACtcacaattatagtaaaagatgatCATTACACAACTTAAACGTCTTTATAGTTCCTGTTATGTAAAGAGAAATAAATTATGAGAtcaatttataattttgatagattctttttttcaaaaaatattatttatctataaaaaattaatttctattttactataataaatttatcatcttctaattaaattttaattaggatATTTGAAAAAGGAGGTAACACAACTCCTTAATAAAATACATCGAACTGTTTTCGTGAAATTTTAATTCTATGGATCGATATTTGATCGAAATTGAAGAGAAAGTACCTTTTAACAAAAatgggaagaaaaaaaaacaaaatttgatGAGTTCGATCGAAGGCCGTGCATGTCGATCGCCGGCGAAGTAAGCTGATCAGCACGTGAAGACCTGGAAGCCGTCAGTCTTGACGGCGCCGCAGACGGGGCACTCGCCGGCGGCAGGCTCGCAGTCCTCGCAGAGGCACAGGTGCTTGCAGGGCAGCAGCACAGCGCGCGCCTCCCGGCGGCCGCACGCCGTGCACCACCCGCTCCGCCGCGGGAGACGAGTCAGACGACCACAACGCCCCATCTCCTCAGTCGCGAAGCGGCACGACGAATCGGCGGAGGCCGCCTCGCTATCACCGTATCCCTCGCCGTCTCTTGTCCGCAGCGTCCGCTCCAAGCTCGCCCTGAGCACGCCGACGGCCGCCTCGTGGTGCCTGGCCGCAGCCACCCACATCTGGCCCTCCGCGCTCAGCTGCCGCACCTTCTCCTCCAGCGCCGCGCTCCTCAGCCTCGCCGCCTCCAGCTCCGCCTCCTTCCCCCTCAACCGCCGCGCCGCCTCCCCCTCCGCCGCCGCCAGAAGCCCCCGGCAATGCCTCTTCCACACCTCCCGCACCTCATCCCGCAGCCGCTCCACCTACAAAtccaaaaaaaaacacacacacacaaataaatctaaaaaaCAAAAAATCCAACAACAAAGAATCCATCATGCACCCACATAAAATCCAACAACGCGGTCAATCTCCGAACCCCGCCTGCGAGGAACCGCCATCATTCTCCCGCTACCGGAGACAGCAGCCCCCGGCGGCCGCTTCCTCTCAAAGTCGCTCGACGCCCCTCCTCGTCGCTGTTGCAGACCAACGATCTGGCGCTGCAGCAGCTGCAGCTCCTCGTCCACGGCAGCGTGTCCATCCGCAATTAGAGTGCTCCTAAACGCGCGAATCTCTCCCAACCTTTCGACCGCCATTAAACCTCTCGATCGCAGCTCTGTTCTTGCGCGATTAATGGCGGAAGACAGAGGATATGGAGCACGCGGACCCTGTT contains:
- the LOC122025086 gene encoding probable BOI-related E3 ubiquitin-protein ligase 3, with protein sequence MYIWQQGPRAPYPLSSAINRARTELRSRGLMAVERLGEIRAFRSTLIADGHAAVDEELQLLQRQIVGLQQRRGGASSDFERKRPPGAAVSGSGRMMAVPRRRGSEIDRVVGFYVERLRDEVREVWKRHCRGLLAAAEGEAARRLRGKEAELEAARLRSAALEEKVRQLSAEGQMWVAAARHHEAAVGVLRASLERTLRTRDGEGYGDSEAASADSSCRFATEEMGRCGRLTRLPRRSGWCTACGRREARAVLLPCKHLCLCEDCEPAAGECPVCGAVKTDGFQVFTC